A region of Candidatus Neomarinimicrobiota bacterium DNA encodes the following proteins:
- the secE gene encoding preprotein translocase subunit SecE, which produces MFKKIRDFINGVTFEMKKVSWPSFNELKGSTIIVLVLSLILSLFLFLVDTLLARIVHVIL; this is translated from the coding sequence AGATTTTATTAATGGTGTAACTTTTGAAATGAAAAAAGTGTCCTGGCCAAGTTTTAATGAACTTAAAGGATCAACAATTATAGTACTGGTTTTATCTCTGATCTTATCATTATTTCTTTTTTTAGTAGATACATTATTGGCGAGAATAGTACATGTAATACTTTAG
- the nusG gene encoding transcription termination/antitermination factor NusG, with protein MNWYVLKVYSGREKKIKDAIIHEAELSGIQDQIGKVLVPSEKVMEMREGKKRVKDKVFFPGYIIIEMEMNKKTRYLIENIPGVISFVGPKGQPLPLHEDEVKRILGEVETKDGKEVLAVPFKEGDPVKVVDGPFVDFHGVVQEVNEDKKKLKVMVSIFGRPTPVELDFMQVELEK; from the coding sequence ATGAACTGGTATGTTTTAAAAGTTTATTCAGGTAGGGAGAAGAAAATAAAAGACGCTATAATACATGAAGCAGAATTATCTGGAATTCAGGATCAGATTGGTAAGGTTTTAGTTCCATCAGAAAAAGTTATGGAGATGCGAGAAGGTAAAAAACGTGTTAAAGATAAAGTATTTTTCCCGGGGTATATAATTATAGAAATGGAAATGAATAAAAAGACAAGATATTTGATTGAGAATATTCCCGGTGTTATTAGTTTTGTGGGACCGAAGGGTCAACCACTACCTCTACATGAAGATGAGGTGAAAAGAATTCTTGGTGAGGTTGAAACAAAAGACGGGAAAGAAGTTCTTGCTGTTCCGTTTAAGGAGGGCGATCCGGTTAAGGTTGTAGATGGTCCTTTTGTTGATTTTCATGGTGTGGTTCAGGAAGTAAATGAGGATAAGAAAAAGTTAAAGGTAATGGTAAGTATTTTTGGAAGGCCAACGCCTGTTGAGTTGGATTTTATGCAGGTTGAATTAGAGAAGTAG
- the rplK gene encoding 50S ribosomal protein L11 codes for MAKKVVAKIKIQIEAGKANPSPPVGPALGQHGVNIMEFCKAFNAKTQDQAGMIIPVIITVYSDRSFTFITKTPPAAVLLKKAAKIEKGSGEPNKNKVGKVTLDDIKKIAELKMQDLNAHTVEKAMEMIKGTARSMGLIVEE; via the coding sequence ATGGCTAAGAAGGTAGTCGCAAAAATTAAAATACAAATAGAAGCTGGAAAGGCTAATCCATCACCGCCAGTAGGTCCAGCTCTGGGACAACATGGTGTTAATATTATGGAGTTTTGTAAAGCATTTAATGCTAAAACTCAGGATCAAGCTGGAATGATTATCCCGGTGATAATAACTGTTTATTCAGATAGGTCTTTTACGTTTATTACAAAAACTCCACCTGCGGCTGTATTATTGAAAAAGGCAGCAAAAATTGAGAAAGGAAGTGGTGAGCCTAATAAAAATAAGGTCGGGAAAGTAACCCTTGATGATATTAAAAAAATTGCCGAGTTAAAAATGCAAGATCTTAATGCACATACAGTAGAAAAGGCAATGGAAATGATAAAAGGAACGGCCAGATCAATGGGATTAATTGTCGAGGAGTAG